A genomic window from Sanguibacter antarcticus includes:
- a CDS encoding WXG100 family type VII secretion target, translated as MSKFGVDVSQVAGASTAVNISVTSIRTEVATMMRNLTDLQGSWTGGAAATFSGVVAQWQVTQTQVESGLDAITAALSRTATTYEDAESMAAGHFAL; from the coding sequence ATGAGCAAGTTCGGCGTCGACGTCAGCCAGGTGGCCGGTGCGAGCACGGCCGTGAACATCTCGGTCACGTCTATCCGCACCGAGGTGGCCACGATGATGCGCAACCTCACCGATCTCCAGGGCTCGTGGACGGGCGGGGCTGCGGCGACCTTCTCGGGTGTCGTCGCCCAGTGGCAGGTCACCCAGACCCAGGTGGAGTCCGGGCTCGACGCCATCACCGCGGCGCTGAGCCGCACCGCCACGACGTACGAGGACGCAGAGAGCATGGCCGCAGGGCACTTCGCGCTCTAG
- a CDS encoding DUF4031 domain-containing protein: MTVLLDSPLWPKHSTVWGHLVSDESLDELHAFAREAGLPPRSFDLDHYDVPAERYEALVLLGAVRVERRELVRRLRGSGLRVTAHERRTRSVP; the protein is encoded by the coding sequence GTGACCGTTCTCCTCGACTCTCCCCTGTGGCCCAAGCACTCGACCGTCTGGGGACACCTCGTGAGCGACGAGTCGCTCGACGAGCTGCACGCGTTCGCCCGGGAGGCGGGCCTGCCCCCGCGCAGCTTCGATCTCGACCACTACGACGTCCCCGCGGAACGCTACGAGGCGCTCGTGCTGCTCGGCGCGGTGCGCGTCGAGCGTCGCGAGCTCGTCCGACGGCTGCGCGGTTCAGGTCTGCGCGTCACCGCGCACGAGCGTCGGACCCGCTCCGTACCGTGA
- a CDS encoding TPM domain-containing protein, with amino-acid sequence MTSRHAVRTLLVVMFLALGGLVASPASASDPMNVPADITDEADVLGSDTAAVQADLDQLRDETDMQLFVVFVDEFDGEDPVDWAQETYSLSGMGTQDALLAVAIDERQYGLAISLDAPITDAQYDDLAAAIEDELADDDWAGSVSAAVSVLSADVNGGASGSLVTWLFVGGLVLIALLLALAWMASKRRGRATASGTGPRDELSKLSTTDLNQRASGALVAIDDELKTSEQELGFAQAQFGDAATAAFTRTLADAKSKVTRAFTLRQQLDDSTPETEPQAREIMAEIIGLCADASESLAADAKTFDELRDLEARVPQVLAETTERATTLRARLAPARATLTTLAVTHPASALASVSLNADQAEQLLDAAAESVRAGEASVAAGDRGTAVAHARAATHAAAQASVLLDAVASADEDLALASSRLDGALVSIQSDLVDARTIGADDPAVGAAASRAEAAVSAAQAARAGGDALAAIRDLTAAEASLDAALAPAREDAERQDRAAALLRETLGRVESQVRAVDSFISTRKGAVGPEARTRLSEAVRLLGEARALGPVDATAALEQARLAEQMVVSAQQLAQADVSRWEDQQRGFGGSGGVGGRGGGNVGGMVLGGILIDSLLRGGGGFGGGGFGGGRGGGFSGGGRGGGGGFSGGGGGGRGGGGGRGGGSRGRGGRF; translated from the coding sequence GTGACGTCCCGTCACGCGGTGCGCACGCTGCTGGTCGTGATGTTTCTCGCCCTCGGCGGGCTCGTCGCGTCGCCGGCGAGCGCATCCGACCCGATGAACGTGCCGGCGGACATCACCGACGAGGCGGACGTCCTCGGCAGCGACACAGCGGCGGTGCAGGCGGACCTCGACCAGCTCCGCGACGAGACGGACATGCAGCTCTTCGTCGTGTTCGTCGACGAGTTCGACGGAGAGGACCCCGTTGACTGGGCACAAGAGACGTACAGCCTGTCCGGCATGGGCACGCAGGACGCGCTGCTCGCCGTCGCGATCGACGAGCGCCAGTACGGCCTGGCGATCTCCCTCGACGCGCCCATCACGGACGCGCAGTACGACGACCTCGCCGCAGCGATCGAAGACGAGCTCGCAGACGACGACTGGGCCGGTTCGGTGAGCGCTGCGGTGAGCGTCCTAAGTGCCGACGTGAACGGCGGTGCGTCAGGCAGCCTCGTGACCTGGCTCTTCGTGGGCGGGCTCGTCCTCATCGCGCTCCTGCTCGCGCTGGCCTGGATGGCGAGCAAGCGTCGCGGCAGAGCGACCGCGTCGGGCACAGGCCCGCGGGACGAGCTCTCGAAGCTGTCCACCACCGATCTCAACCAGCGCGCCAGCGGGGCCCTCGTCGCGATCGACGACGAGCTCAAGACGTCCGAGCAGGAGCTGGGGTTCGCGCAGGCACAGTTCGGTGACGCGGCGACGGCCGCGTTCACCCGGACGCTCGCCGACGCGAAGTCGAAGGTCACCCGCGCCTTCACGCTCCGCCAGCAGCTGGACGACTCGACCCCCGAGACCGAACCGCAGGCACGAGAGATCATGGCGGAGATCATCGGCCTGTGCGCCGATGCCTCCGAGTCGCTCGCTGCCGACGCGAAGACGTTCGACGAGCTCCGCGACCTCGAGGCCAGGGTCCCGCAGGTCCTCGCCGAGACCACCGAGCGCGCGACGACGCTCCGCGCTCGCCTCGCCCCGGCCCGCGCCACCCTCACGACGCTCGCGGTCACCCATCCTGCGTCGGCCCTCGCGTCGGTCTCGCTCAACGCCGACCAGGCTGAGCAGCTTCTCGACGCGGCTGCGGAGTCGGTCCGGGCCGGCGAGGCGAGCGTCGCAGCAGGCGACCGTGGGACAGCGGTGGCCCACGCCCGTGCCGCCACCCACGCAGCAGCGCAGGCCAGCGTGCTGCTCGACGCGGTCGCCAGCGCCGACGAGGATCTCGCGCTCGCAAGCTCGCGGCTCGACGGAGCGCTCGTCTCGATCCAGTCCGACCTCGTGGACGCCCGCACCATCGGCGCAGACGACCCCGCTGTCGGGGCTGCCGCGTCGCGTGCCGAGGCTGCTGTGTCCGCCGCGCAGGCAGCGCGCGCGGGCGGCGACGCCCTGGCTGCGATCCGTGACCTCACCGCGGCGGAGGCCAGCCTCGACGCAGCGCTCGCCCCCGCTCGGGAGGACGCAGAGCGCCAGGACCGAGCGGCGGCGCTGCTGCGCGAGACGCTCGGGCGCGTCGAGTCCCAGGTCCGCGCTGTGGACAGCTTCATCTCGACGCGCAAGGGAGCCGTCGGGCCGGAAGCACGCACGCGGCTCTCCGAGGCAGTCCGGCTGCTCGGCGAGGCCCGCGCGCTCGGCCCCGTCGACGCGACGGCCGCGCTCGAGCAGGCACGCCTGGCGGAGCAGATGGTCGTCTCGGCGCAGCAGCTCGCTCAGGCCGACGTCAGCCGGTGGGAAGACCAGCAACGAGGCTTCGGCGGGAGCGGAGGCGTCGGTGGACGGGGCGGCGGCAACGTGGGCGGGATGGTCCTCGGCGGTATCCTCATCGACTCGCTCCTGCGTGGCGGCGGCGGCTTCGGCGGCGGTGGCTTCGGTGGCGGGCGCGGTGGCGGCTTCAGCGGCGGTGGCCGCGGTGGCGGTGGCGGCTTCAGCGGCGGTGGCGGAGGCGGTCGTGGCGGCGGTGGCGGTCGGGGCGGCGGGAGCCGCGGACGAGGGGGACGCTTCTAG
- a CDS encoding response regulator transcription factor, whose amino-acid sequence MTQPEARLVVVDDETNIRELLSTSLRFAGFEVFAAADGMSALTLIRDTEPDLVVLDVMLPDMDGFTVTRRLREKGQHMPVLFLTARDDTQDKITGLTVGGDDYVTKPFSLEEVVARIRAVLRRTQPTPVDDAVLRFADLELDEDSHEVRRAGRTVELSPTEFKLLRYLMLNPGRVLSKSQILDHVWQYDWGGDANIVESYISYLRRKIDNAPLPDGSTLEPLIATKRGVGYLLRQPAPKRSA is encoded by the coding sequence ATGACGCAACCTGAAGCGCGCCTGGTCGTCGTCGACGACGAGACCAACATCCGCGAGCTGCTCTCCACCTCCTTGCGGTTCGCGGGCTTCGAGGTCTTCGCAGCAGCCGACGGCATGAGCGCCCTCACGCTCATCCGCGACACGGAACCCGACCTCGTGGTGCTCGACGTCATGCTCCCGGACATGGACGGCTTCACCGTCACGCGCCGGCTCCGAGAGAAGGGCCAGCACATGCCGGTCCTGTTCCTCACGGCGCGCGACGACACGCAGGACAAGATCACCGGCCTCACGGTCGGCGGCGACGACTACGTCACCAAACCGTTCAGCCTCGAAGAGGTGGTCGCGCGCATCCGTGCTGTCCTGCGTCGGACCCAGCCCACACCCGTCGACGACGCTGTGCTGCGCTTCGCGGACCTCGAGCTCGACGAGGACTCTCACGAGGTGCGGCGCGCAGGGCGCACCGTCGAGCTCTCCCCGACCGAGTTCAAGCTTCTGCGCTATCTCATGCTCAACCCCGGGCGCGTGCTCTCGAAGTCGCAGATCCTCGATCACGTGTGGCAGTACGACTGGGGCGGCGACGCGAACATCGTCGAGTCCTACATCTCGTACCTGAGACGAAAGATCGACAACGCGCCCCTGCCCGACGGCTCCACGCTCGAGCCACTCATCGCCACGAAGCGCGGGGTGGGGTACCTGCTGCGTCAGCCGGCGCCCAAGCGGTCGGCATGA
- a CDS encoding PspA/IM30 family protein: MAEKQGIFGRVAQLAKANINALLDNAEDPQKMLDQLVRDYTNNIAEAEDAVALTIGNLRLAEQDYNADVAAVQEWGGKAVAASQRADQYRTAGNAGDADKFDNLAKVALQRQIDAETEVRQAEPFITSQRETVEKLKTGLMQMKEKLSQLKSRRDNLVARAKTAEAQQTVQGAISSINVLDPTSEISRFEEKVRREEAKALGQAEVAASSLDAQFEELESSGAQIEIEARLAALKHGSTAAAPQVSPTPVTPEITQH; encoded by the coding sequence ATGGCAGAGAAGCAGGGCATCTTCGGTCGGGTCGCACAGCTCGCCAAGGCGAACATCAACGCGCTCCTCGACAACGCCGAGGATCCGCAGAAGATGTTGGACCAGCTCGTGCGTGACTACACGAACAACATCGCCGAGGCCGAGGACGCCGTCGCGCTGACGATCGGCAACCTGCGTCTGGCGGAGCAGGACTACAACGCCGACGTCGCCGCTGTCCAAGAGTGGGGTGGCAAGGCCGTCGCAGCGTCGCAGCGTGCCGACCAGTACCGCACCGCCGGCAACGCGGGCGACGCCGACAAGTTCGACAACCTCGCGAAGGTCGCTCTGCAGCGGCAGATCGACGCAGAGACAGAGGTGCGTCAGGCGGAGCCGTTCATCACGTCGCAGCGCGAGACTGTCGAGAAGCTCAAGACCGGCCTCATGCAGATGAAGGAGAAGCTCTCCCAGCTCAAGTCGCGCCGCGACAACCTCGTGGCGCGAGCGAAGACGGCCGAGGCGCAGCAGACCGTCCAGGGAGCGATCAGCTCGATCAACGTGCTCGACCCGACGAGCGAGATCTCTCGCTTCGAGGAGAAGGTGCGGCGCGAGGAGGCGAAGGCGCTCGGTCAGGCCGAGGTCGCTGCGTCGTCGCTCGACGCCCAGTTCGAGGAGCTCGAGTCCTCGGGTGCGCAGATCGAGATCGAGGCACGTCTGGCCGCGCTGAAGCACGGCAGCACCGCTGCCGCGCCGCAGGTGAGCCCCACTCCGGTGACGCCCGAGATCACCCAGCACTGA
- a CDS encoding IS481 family transposase, giving the protein MTHANAPLTPAGRLRLVQRCEYRPIAHVAAEAGVARQTVTKWLRRYEAVGEVGLVDRSSAPHSSPTQTPPEVVVRIEELRRTHKWTARQIHLELVREGHQIAPVTVARWLRRLGISRRRDIDPTGASNRVIKKIVARYPGHMVHLDVKKVGRIPDGGGWRAHGRGSEAAKAVDRAKTRGARAGYVYLHSAVDGFSRLAYTEALPDEKAVTTIAFWARARAFFTAHGITRFTRVVTDNGSNYRARDFHRTIAGTAARHQRIRPHTPKHNGKVERYNRTLAEELLYATEWTSETQRANAITVWNIHYNYHRPHTAIGDRPPASRMPARVTNVMTQNI; this is encoded by the coding sequence ATGACCCACGCTAATGCCCCGTTGACCCCAGCCGGAAGACTGCGCCTGGTGCAGCGCTGCGAGTACCGTCCGATCGCTCACGTCGCGGCCGAGGCGGGCGTCGCCCGCCAGACGGTGACGAAGTGGTTGCGCCGCTACGAAGCCGTCGGGGAGGTCGGTCTGGTCGACCGGTCCAGCGCCCCGCACTCGTCCCCGACCCAGACCCCGCCCGAGGTGGTCGTACGGATCGAGGAACTGCGCCGCACCCACAAGTGGACGGCCCGACAGATTCATCTCGAGCTGGTCCGTGAGGGTCATCAGATCGCGCCCGTGACCGTCGCCCGCTGGTTGCGCCGGTTGGGGATCTCCCGGCGCCGGGACATCGACCCCACCGGCGCGAGCAACCGAGTCATCAAGAAGATCGTGGCCAGGTATCCCGGCCACATGGTCCACCTGGACGTCAAGAAGGTCGGGCGGATCCCCGACGGTGGCGGCTGGCGGGCTCACGGCCGCGGATCCGAGGCAGCCAAGGCCGTTGACCGGGCCAAGACCAGGGGCGCCAGAGCCGGATACGTCTACCTGCACTCGGCCGTCGACGGGTTCTCCCGCCTGGCCTACACCGAGGCCCTGCCCGACGAGAAAGCAGTCACCACGATCGCGTTCTGGGCCCGCGCGAGGGCGTTCTTCACCGCCCACGGAATCACCCGGTTCACCCGCGTCGTGACCGACAACGGGTCGAACTACCGCGCCCGCGACTTCCACCGCACCATCGCGGGCACCGCCGCCCGCCACCAGCGCATCCGCCCCCACACGCCCAAGCACAACGGCAAGGTCGAACGTTACAACCGCACGCTCGCCGAAGAGCTCCTCTACGCCACCGAATGGACCTCAGAGACACAGCGGGCCAACGCGATCACCGTCTGGAACATCCACTACAACTACCATCGACCCCATACTGCAATCGGTGACCGACCCCCAGCCTCACGCATGCCAGCACGTGTCACCAACGTCATGACACAGAACATCTAG
- a CDS encoding NYN domain-containing protein gives MSGTELHTVRPTYLLVDGENIDATLGMNVLGHRPNPEERPRWDRITEFASSLWGQPVTPLFFLNASSGQMPMPFVQALLAMGYRPIPLAGASHEKVVDIGIQRTLEAIADVDGDVLLASHDGDFLPQVETLLDGNRKVGILCFREFVNSRLGELASRGLKFYDLEDSVGAFTTQLPRVRIIPIEEFNPLRYI, from the coding sequence ATGTCCGGCACAGAACTGCACACAGTGCGCCCCACGTACCTTCTCGTCGACGGCGAGAACATCGACGCCACGCTCGGCATGAACGTGCTGGGGCACCGCCCGAACCCAGAAGAGCGACCGCGCTGGGACCGCATCACGGAGTTTGCCTCGTCGTTGTGGGGTCAGCCGGTCACGCCGCTGTTCTTCCTCAACGCGTCCTCCGGGCAGATGCCCATGCCGTTCGTCCAGGCGCTGCTCGCGATGGGCTACCGGCCGATCCCGCTGGCGGGCGCGAGCCACGAGAAGGTCGTCGACATCGGTATCCAGCGCACGCTGGAAGCGATCGCCGACGTCGACGGCGACGTCCTGCTCGCGAGCCACGACGGCGACTTCCTCCCGCAGGTCGAGACGCTCCTCGACGGGAACCGCAAGGTCGGGATCCTCTGCTTCCGCGAGTTCGTCAACAGCCGCCTCGGTGAGCTGGCCTCGCGGGGCCTGAAGTTCTACGACCTCGAAGACAGCGTCGGGGCGTTCACGACGCAGCTGCCGCGCGTGCGGATCATCCCGATCGAGGAGTTCAACCCGCTGCGCTACATCTGA
- a CDS encoding HD domain-containing protein, protein MPPGSADAPQWLLSSWVRSCTAAGATAPVADIQRVGNALLDRWSEPCRVYHTVRHLADVLSRVDELAEETHEPDLVRLAAWYHGAIFNAASNVAYAAHGGEDEVASAALAREELLGLGVPDRDAERVTSLVTALVRHKSIPQDFDCAVLCDADMGILATEPQRYKAYLEDIRKEYEHIPLRDYLTARHRILTKLLGRKALYASPLGSAWEEAARQNLGAEASRIAKELRRLDAAPPSAAAS, encoded by the coding sequence ATGCCTCCTGGCAGCGCAGATGCGCCTCAGTGGCTGTTGTCCTCATGGGTCCGGAGCTGTACGGCGGCTGGCGCCACCGCACCCGTCGCCGACATCCAGCGGGTCGGGAACGCTCTGCTCGACCGGTGGAGCGAGCCGTGCCGGGTCTATCACACGGTCCGGCACTTGGCCGACGTTCTCAGCCGCGTCGACGAGCTCGCTGAAGAGACGCACGAACCCGACCTCGTACGACTGGCCGCCTGGTACCACGGGGCGATCTTCAACGCAGCGTCCAACGTGGCGTACGCCGCCCACGGCGGCGAGGACGAGGTCGCGAGCGCGGCGCTCGCCCGCGAGGAGCTCCTCGGCCTCGGGGTCCCGGACCGCGACGCGGAGCGCGTGACGTCGCTCGTCACCGCGCTCGTGCGGCACAAGTCCATCCCGCAGGACTTCGACTGCGCGGTGCTCTGCGACGCGGACATGGGGATCCTTGCGACGGAGCCGCAGCGCTACAAGGCGTACCTCGAGGACATCCGCAAGGAGTACGAGCACATCCCGCTCCGGGACTACCTCACGGCACGGCACCGGATCCTCACGAAGCTCCTCGGCCGCAAGGCCCTCTACGCGAGCCCGCTCGGGTCGGCGTGGGAAGAGGCTGCGCGCCAGAACCTCGGGGCCGAGGCGTCGCGCATCGCGAAGGAGCTGCGCCGGCTCGACGCCGCGCCGCCCAGCGCTGCTGCGTCGTAG
- a CDS encoding energy-coupling factor ABC transporter permease, protein MHVPDHMIDDPTSVATATVACATLAYAAYRSRTELTRRTIATTAATGALVFALQMVSYPVSTGTSGHLMGGVLAAALVGPWLGMMSVTLVLVVQATLFADGGITALGTNTLLMAVIGTAAGWAVTRGVQRALGGRLADTRYAPLAGGVGALVSVPASALAFVALFAFGGTATVPLGELTASMRSVHALIGLGEGLITALVLALVLAVAPGVARIDARRQSAAALVHAPVGRAVGALSGIAAVSAVVLSSFAAAAPDGLEATAAELGFLDVAGPHALAALPLADYGATSGSPVGVAGLLGTVMVAALSTVLLAAVRERVAAPVTVRSGSDARAR, encoded by the coding sequence ATGCACGTTCCTGACCACATGATCGACGACCCGACGTCGGTCGCGACCGCGACCGTCGCCTGCGCGACCCTGGCGTACGCCGCCTACCGCTCGCGGACAGAGCTCACCCGACGCACCATCGCGACGACCGCAGCCACCGGCGCGCTCGTCTTCGCCCTCCAGATGGTCAGCTACCCGGTGAGCACCGGGACGAGCGGGCACCTCATGGGCGGTGTCCTTGCCGCCGCGCTCGTCGGCCCGTGGCTCGGGATGATGAGCGTGACGCTCGTCCTCGTGGTCCAGGCGACACTCTTCGCCGACGGCGGGATCACTGCGCTCGGCACGAACACGCTCCTCATGGCGGTGATCGGGACAGCAGCAGGCTGGGCCGTCACCCGTGGGGTCCAGCGTGCGCTCGGCGGTCGTCTCGCCGACACCCGCTACGCACCGCTCGCGGGAGGCGTCGGTGCGCTCGTGAGCGTGCCGGCGTCCGCGCTCGCCTTCGTCGCGCTCTTCGCCTTCGGGGGCACAGCCACGGTCCCGCTCGGAGAGCTCACCGCCTCGATGCGCTCGGTGCACGCGCTCATCGGGCTCGGCGAAGGGCTCATCACCGCGCTCGTCCTCGCCCTCGTCCTGGCCGTCGCCCCGGGCGTCGCCCGCATCGACGCGCGACGCCAGAGCGCGGCTGCGCTCGTGCACGCACCCGTCGGACGCGCCGTCGGGGCGCTCTCCGGGATCGCGGCCGTCAGCGCGGTCGTCCTCTCGTCCTTCGCGGCAGCGGCCCCTGACGGCCTCGAGGCGACCGCCGCCGAGCTCGGCTTCCTCGACGTGGCCGGGCCGCATGCTCTGGCTGCGCTCCCGCTCGCGGACTACGGCGCGACGAGCGGGAGCCCCGTCGGCGTCGCCGGGCTGCTCGGCACCGTCATGGTCGCTGCGCTCTCGACAGTGCTGCTCGCGGCGGTGCGCGAGCGTGTCGCAGCGCCCGTCACGGTACGGAGCGGGTCCGACGCTCGTGCGCGGTGA
- a CDS encoding sensor histidine kinase: MSTEIRPAGMGPVPPPPPESRDRTQDLDEAELEDTERAGLSDEGRHVGPILSAWARTPLRVRLVGIVTLVLLASLAIAAAVTNTLVSRTLEAQIDSQLESTAEQLANQALASLSTEQEQTLPSDYYIVLFPYSGRSRGWYQAENVELHGVPKVGPYTFANSDIPPGPFTTAAVNISGSDIPSDAQWRVIALTASSGGEDQGIVFVGLPLDSVRDTVGQIQKLLAISALVITTLGAAVGYLAVRQSFRPLGEIERTAAAIAEGDLSRRVPQAPSSTEVGSLARSLNSMLSQIEQAFDAREASEARMRRFIADASHELRTPLATVRGYGELYRMGALTTPEALSDTMRRIEDSATRMGSLVEDLLRLARLDEGRPLDNVPVDLAVVASDAMSDLHALDPSRQVRLVPLQPDGQTGACVVVGDEGRLRQVLANLVGNAARHTPRGTPVEVALGFDTDDDGERTAVLEVRDHGPGIPSEHGERVFERFFRVDSSRNRDSGGSGLGLAIVAAIVERLGGAARVQETPGGGLTVRIELPAAAEA; the protein is encoded by the coding sequence ATGAGCACCGAGATCCGGCCCGCCGGCATGGGTCCGGTCCCGCCTCCACCCCCGGAGAGCAGGGACCGGACCCAGGACCTCGACGAGGCCGAGCTCGAGGACACCGAGCGGGCCGGCCTCAGCGACGAGGGCCGGCACGTCGGGCCGATCCTCTCCGCCTGGGCTCGCACCCCGCTCCGGGTCCGGCTCGTGGGGATCGTCACCCTCGTGCTGCTCGCGAGCCTCGCGATCGCGGCCGCCGTGACGAACACGCTCGTGTCGAGGACGCTCGAGGCGCAGATCGACAGCCAGCTCGAGAGCACGGCCGAGCAGCTCGCCAACCAGGCGCTGGCGTCCCTGTCGACGGAGCAGGAGCAGACGCTCCCCAGCGACTACTACATCGTCCTGTTCCCGTACTCCGGACGCTCCCGGGGCTGGTACCAGGCGGAGAACGTCGAGCTCCACGGCGTGCCCAAGGTGGGCCCGTACACGTTCGCGAACTCCGACATCCCGCCGGGCCCGTTCACGACGGCGGCCGTCAACATCTCCGGCTCGGACATCCCGTCCGACGCCCAGTGGCGGGTCATCGCGCTCACCGCGAGCTCAGGGGGCGAAGACCAGGGCATCGTCTTCGTCGGGCTGCCGCTCGACTCGGTCCGCGACACCGTCGGGCAGATCCAGAAGCTCCTGGCGATCTCCGCGCTGGTGATCACCACGCTCGGTGCGGCGGTGGGCTACCTCGCCGTCCGCCAGTCGTTCCGGCCGCTCGGTGAGATCGAACGGACCGCTGCGGCGATCGCGGAGGGCGACCTCAGCCGCCGTGTGCCGCAGGCACCGTCGTCCACCGAGGTGGGCAGCCTCGCCCGCTCGCTCAACTCGATGCTCTCCCAGATCGAGCAGGCCTTCGACGCACGCGAGGCCTCCGAGGCACGGATGCGGCGCTTCATCGCTGACGCCAGCCACGAGCTGCGCACCCCGCTCGCGACGGTCCGCGGCTACGGCGAGCTCTACCGGATGGGTGCGCTGACCACGCCGGAGGCGCTCTCGGACACGATGCGCCGCATCGAGGACTCGGCCACGCGCATGGGCTCGCTCGTCGAGGATCTCCTGCGGCTCGCCAGGCTCGACGAAGGGCGCCCGCTCGACAACGTCCCCGTCGACCTCGCCGTGGTCGCCTCGGACGCGATGAGCGACCTGCACGCGCTCGACCCCTCGCGACAGGTGCGGCTCGTCCCGCTGCAGCCGGACGGTCAGACGGGTGCGTGCGTCGTCGTCGGCGACGAGGGCCGGCTCCGGCAGGTGCTGGCGAACCTCGTCGGCAACGCCGCACGGCACACACCGCGGGGCACACCGGTCGAGGTCGCGCTCGGTTTCGACACCGACGACGACGGCGAGCGCACGGCGGTGCTCGAGGTGCGTGACCACGGGCCGGGCATCCCGTCTGAGCACGGCGAACGGGTCTTCGAGCGGTTCTTCCGGGTCGACTCGTCCCGCAACCGCGACTCCGGCGGTTCGGGCCTGGGGCTCGCGATCGTCGCAGCGATCGTCGAGCGTCTCGGCGGTGCAGCGCGGGTGCAGGAGACGCCGGGCGGTGGGCTCACCGTGCGGATCGAGCTGCCCGCAGCTGCGGAGGCGTAG